DNA sequence from the Brachybacterium sp. P6-10-X1 genome:
GGGCCGCCCAGCTGGATCCCTCCGTGTTCGCCCCCGATCTCACCGCCGACGAGCACCTGGAGATCGCACCGCTGGAACCGGAGCTCGGCACCGTCGTCGGGCGTGACGGCACGACGCTGTACGGCCCGCACGCCGTCCGCGTGCTCGGGCTCGACAAGGCCCAGCTCGAGGAGGACACCCAGGAGGACGCCGCCCGCGAGCTCGCCGATCTGCTCGGCATCGACGCCGACCGCTACGTCGAGACCGTGGCCGGCTACGGCCCCGACGCCTTCGTCCCCGGGCTCACCGTCCGCGAGGACGACCTGGGAGACTATCCCCTCGACCAGGCCGCGGACGTGACGGGGTACCGAGCGCTCGAGCGCACCCAGCCCCTCGCCGTCGAGCGCGGCTTCGCGCCCGGTGTGCTCGGCTCCTTGCGCGAGGCCTCCCAGGAGGACATCGAGGGGTCGGACGGCGAGATCGTGGCCGGGGACCTCGTGGCGACCGGCGGCGTCCTCGCCGCCCGGCAGGACGCGATCACCGGTGCCACCGGCGTGGACGTCCGCGCGGTCGACGCCGAGGCCGGGACCGAGCGCTCCCTGCACCGGGTCGAGCCGACCGACGGCACCGAGGTGGCCACGACCCTCGATCACGACCTGCAGAACCTGGCCACCGAGGCGATCGCCGAGGAGGACTCCCCGAGCGCGGTGATCGCCCTGCAGCCCTCGACCGGGGACGTGCTCGCCGCGGGCCTGGGGCCGACGGGGCAGTCCTACCCGGTCGGTCTCGTCGGCCGGTACGCCCCCGGCTCGACCTTCAAGGCCGTCACCGCGCTGGCCCTGCTGCGCGAGGGCGTCACCCCGGAGACCACCCTGCAGTGCCCGGAGACGGCGACCGTCGACGGGGTCACGTTCAAGAACGCCGATTCGCTGGATCCGAGCCTGTTCGGCCCGATGCCGCTGAGCGACGCCATCGCCCACTCCTGCAACACGGCGATGCTGCTGCAGCACGACGTCGTCTCCCAGGGCGCGCTCGCCGAGGCCGCGACCACCCTCGGCATCGGCCAGGAGGCGCCGACAGGGCTCGATGCCTTCATGGGGTCGGTCCCGACGGAGGACGAGGGCGCCCAGCACGCCGCGGCGCTGATGGGGCAGGGCAGGGTGCAGGCCTCGCCCCTGGCGATGGCCGTGGTGCTGGCGAGCATCCAGGAGGGCCATGCGGTGCACCCCAGGATCCTCGCCGATGACGAGGCCGGCCCGGTCGAAGTGGACCAGCCGCTGACCGAGGACGAGACCGCGCAGATGCAGAATCTGCTGCGCGGCGTCGTCACCCGCGGCAGCCTCGACGACTTCGCCGATATGCCGGGCGAACCGGTGATCGGCAAGACCGGCACCGCCGAGTGGACGGACGAGAACGGTGATCTGGCGCTGCACTCCTGGGTGATGGTCGCGCAGGGGGACCTGGTCGTGGTCGCGTTCGTCGAGGACGGCAGCTACGGCTCGACGACCGCCGGGCCCATCGCCCGCGAGGTGCTCGAGGGCGTCCAGGGCGGGTGACTCCGCGGGGCGGCCGGCTCAGTAGGCGGTGCGCCCCTCGTGCGCTCGCCAGGCGTCGAAGGGTGCCGCCGCCTGCGCGGTCCGGGACTGCGCGGTGGGCAGCAGCGCCCGGTGCCCGGGACTCTCGAAGTACTCGTAGAAAGCGGCGTCGTCGAAACCGGCCCGGGCGGCGTCGTCCCGGCCCGCGGCGAACACCACCCGGTCCACCCGCGCCCACAGCGCCGAGGCCAGGCACATGGGGCACGGCTCGCAGCTGGCGTAGAGCACGGCGCCGGGCAGCTCATGGGTCTCCAGCTGCGCGCAGGCCGCCCGGAGTGCGGCCACCTCGGCGTGCGCGGTCGGATCATGGGCCGAGGTGACCTGGTTGACACCCTCGAACAGCCGCCCGTCGGCCGTGGCCAGGACCGCGCCGAAGGGACCGCCGTCCTCGGCGACGTTGGCGGTGGCGAGGTCGACGG
Encoded proteins:
- a CDS encoding penicillin-binding transpeptidase domain-containing protein — its product is MSPAPSRSRRRPLIIVLVLAVIAALVLALVIWRDRFGDGVEEAEALAAALPSGDFAEVPLQDLSAGAAAEEHERVLGAMLEATGEPPKVELADAGSAEDGTRTATLQWTWTLPHEAGTWRYTTEATLERTAEGWAAQLDPSVFAPDLTADEHLEIAPLEPELGTVVGRDGTTLYGPHAVRVLGLDKAQLEEDTQEDAARELADLLGIDADRYVETVAGYGPDAFVPGLTVREDDLGDYPLDQAADVTGYRALERTQPLAVERGFAPGVLGSLREASQEDIEGSDGEIVAGDLVATGGVLAARQDAITGATGVDVRAVDAEAGTERSLHRVEPTDGTEVATTLDHDLQNLATEAIAEEDSPSAVIALQPSTGDVLAAGLGPTGQSYPVGLVGRYAPGSTFKAVTALALLREGVTPETTLQCPETATVDGVTFKNADSLDPSLFGPMPLSDAIAHSCNTAMLLQHDVVSQGALAEAATTLGIGQEAPTGLDAFMGSVPTEDEGAQHAAALMGQGRVQASPLAMAVVLASIQEGHAVHPRILADDEAGPVEVDQPLTEDETAQMQNLLRGVVTRGSLDDFADMPGEPVIGKTGTAEWTDENGDLALHSWVMVAQGDLVVVAFVEDGSYGSTTAGPIAREVLEGVQGG
- a CDS encoding nucleoside deaminase, translated to MSTPAESDLLARAVDLATANVAEDGGPFGAVLATADGRLFEGVNQVTSAHDPTAHAEVAALRAACAQLETHELPGAVLYASCEPCPMCLASALWARVDRVVFAAGRDDAARAGFDDAAFYEYFESPGHRALLPTAQSRTAQAAAPFDAWRAHEGRTAY